From uncultured Methanobrevibacter sp., a single genomic window includes:
- the nikR gene encoding nickel-responsive transcriptional regulator NikR, whose translation MMRISMSLPKKLLADFDEVLRERGYQSRSKGIRDALQDYIVRYQWMNSMEGQRIGIITVIYDHHYTGVMESLADIQHSFRNEINTSMHIHMTDKYCMEIIVVNGDIAEIRDLTERIMRLKGVEHVKLTSTANGEEFNEPDHSHSHAHHHH comes from the coding sequence ATGATGAGAATAAGTATGTCATTACCTAAAAAGTTATTAGCAGATTTTGACGAAGTATTACGAGAAAGGGGATATCAGTCACGTTCAAAAGGAATTCGGGATGCACTTCAGGATTATATTGTAAGATACCAATGGATGAACTCTATGGAAGGTCAAAGAATTGGTATTATAACAGTTATCTATGATCATCATTACACTGGTGTTATGGAAAGCCTAGCAGATATTCAGCACAGCTTCAGAAATGAAATCAATACCAGTATGCACATTCACATGACCGACAAATATTGTATGGAAATTATTGTCGTAAATGGTGATATTGCAGAAATCCGTGATTTAACTGAAAGGATTATGAGACTCAAAGGTGTCGAACACGTTAAACTCACAAGTACTGCAAACGGTGAAGAATTTAATGAACCGGACCACTCTCACAGTCATGCACACCACCATCATTAA